A genome region from Labrus mixtus chromosome 9, fLabMix1.1, whole genome shotgun sequence includes the following:
- the LOC132979890 gene encoding claudin-17-like: protein MTATLEILALILGFIGLFGTILATALPMWRVSAFIGANLIVMEELWEGLWMNCYNQENFRMQCKEYDSVLILPTELQAARGLMCVSVVLVTLALSITGCGSRKCNCCGDDTKSKNITLALGGCLFLLSFLTTLIPVSLVGHTVIRKFYNPTTLDSQKRELGDALFLGWATSGILLITGIIVLFSYSKRRSLEEESYPDAYPVAAREEEKEQSVYLQRTPSSSYKHQEYV from the coding sequence ATGACAGCAACGCTAGAGATCTTGGCCTTGATCCTGGGCTTCATTGGCCTGTTTGGGACCATACTGGCCACTGCCCTGCCTATGTGGAGGGTCTCTGCCTTCATAGGGGCCAATCTCATTGTCATGGAGGAACTCTGGGAGGGCTTGTGGATGAACTGCTACAACCAGGAAAACTTCAGGATGCAGTGCAAGGAGTACGACTCAGTGCTAATTCTCCCAACAGAGCTGCAGGCAGCCAGGGGGCTCATGTGCGTCTCCGTAGTCCTGGTCACCCTCGCCCTGTCCATCACAGGATGTGGGTCCCGAAAGTGCAACTGTTGTGGTGATGACACAAAAAGCAAGAACATTACCCTGGCTTTAGGTGGCTGTTtgttcctcctttcttttttgacTACCCTTATCCCTGTCAGCTTGGTGGGTCATACTGTCATCAGAAAATTCTACAACCCAACAACGCTGGATTCTCAGAAACGGGAGCTGGGGGACGCTCTCTTTCTCGGCTGGGCCACATCGGGTATTCTGCTGATCACCGGGATCATTGTTCTGTTCAGCTACAGCAAACGCAGATCACTGGAAGAGGAGTCCTACCCTGATGCTTATCCTGTGGCGGCgagggaagaagagaaagagcagaGTGTGTATCTGCAAAGGACACCATCCAGCTCGTATAAACATCAAGAATACGTGTGA
- the LOC132980703 gene encoding claudin-8-like, translated as MASYTAYSGYTKPPQSYAGSYYDEKQAKAYADYQDSVYEEKKRIEKKDRQDAICCEVVALVIGFIGLIGVAAVTGLPMWKVTAFIEENIIVMETRWEGLWMNCYRQANIRMQCKVYDSLLFLPPDLQAARGLMCSSVALSCFALIVSAVGMKCTKVVDQRARTKHIVLVTGGCLFLLACITTIIPVSWTGHVIIRDFYNPLLIDAQRRELGEALYIGWVTSALLFTAGVILLCRHAPRTQDQDERIVYNPGENIYQPGYTYQPYTYQPAYSYQPAYSVPPPGSVAYTPSQY; from the coding sequence ATGGCTTCCTACACGGCTTACAGTGGCTACACCAAGCCACCTCAATCTTACGCCGGGTCCTACTATGATGAGAAACAGGCCAAAGCCTATGCAGATTATCAAGATTCTGTGTacgaagagaaaaagagaatagAGAAAAAGGACCGTCAAGATGCTATCTGCTGCGAAGTTGTGGCCCTCGTCATCGGCTTCATTGGACTTATCGGGGTGGCAGCCGTGACAGGCCTGCCAATGTGGAAGGTAACAGCTTTCATCGAGGAAAATATTATTGTCATGGAGACACGTTGGGAGGGTTTGTGGATGAACTGCTACAGACAAGCCAACATCAGGATGCAGTGCAAGGTGTACGACTCCCTACTGTTTCTGCCCCCGGACCTCCAGGCTGCTAGGGGTCTGATGTGCAGCTCTGTGGCTTTGTCCTGCTTTGCCCTTATCGTTTCAGCAGTCGGAATGAAGTGTACCAAAGTGGTGGACCAACGGGCCCGCACCAAGCATATTGTTCTTGTGACTGGAGGCTGTCTGTTCCTCTTGGCCTGTATCACCACTATCATCCCCGTCTCCTGGACAGGCCATGTCATAATAAGAGATTTCTACAACCCTCTGCTGATCGATGCCCAGCGCAGGGAGCTGGGGGAGGCTCTTTACATCGGCTGGGTGACCTCAGCTCTGCTCTTTACTGCCGGGGTGATCCTGCTGTGCCGTCACGCTCCCCGCACCCAGGACCAAGACGAGAGGATTGTATACAACCCTGGGGAAAATATCTACCAACCTGGATACACATACCAGCCATACACCTACCAGCCAGCATACTCCTACCAGCCTGCCTACTCTGTACCCCCACCAGGATCTGTGGCATACACACCAAGTCAGTACTAG